A region from the Thermanaeromonas toyohensis ToBE genome encodes:
- a CDS encoding Na+/H+ antiporter NhaC family protein, whose protein sequence is MSIKLEKKCPQAPSLLYALGAVLPALLALVTASLTGLPLQIPFLFAIFLAGFIGWRLGYSWSEVQAAALKGMSQCSLAIFILLLIGASIGIWISAGIIPAFIYYGFQWLSPKLFLLEACLLTFLLALITGSDAGAFGTVGIALLIMGQALNLPAPMIGGAITAGGVAGQLLSPLSDITVLSLSANGGRLSRLLQLLSGRVIPVFILSLSFYAVYGMLKASSMTTFLSPDLPATLNKMFTFSPWLFLPVIILFC, encoded by the coding sequence ATGTCAATAAAGTTAGAGAAAAAGTGTCCCCAAGCGCCATCTTTACTTTACGCCTTAGGTGCTGTTTTACCAGCATTATTAGCTTTAGTAACGGCAAGCTTAACGGGCTTGCCGTTACAGATTCCCTTCTTATTTGCCATATTTTTAGCTGGCTTTATAGGGTGGCGTTTGGGATATAGCTGGAGCGAAGTGCAAGCAGCAGCTTTAAAGGGTATGAGTCAATGTAGCCTGGCTATTTTTATCTTACTTTTGATAGGGGCTTCTATTGGCATCTGGATTTCTGCTGGGATAATTCCTGCGTTTATATATTATGGCTTTCAATGGCTTTCTCCTAAATTATTTTTACTTGAGGCTTGTCTTTTAACTTTTCTTCTGGCCTTGATTACCGGTTCTGATGCAGGTGCTTTTGGTACGGTAGGGATCGCTTTGCTAATTATGGGGCAAGCCTTAAACCTACCAGCTCCTATGATTGGTGGAGCTATTACTGCAGGAGGTGTAGCAGGGCAGCTTTTGTCTCCTTTAAGCGATATTACTGTCTTATCTTTGAGCGCCAATGGGGGAAGGTTATCTAGACTGTTACAGCTTCTTAGTGGGAGGGTAATACCAGTATTTATCCTTAGCTTAAGCTTTTATGCTGTTTATGGAATGTTAAAGGCCAGCTCTATGACTACTTTTTTATCCCCTGACCTCCCGGCGACCTTAAATAAAATGTTTACCTTTAGTCCCTGGCTTTTTTTACCCGTGATAATTTTGTTTTGTTAA
- a CDS encoding class I mannose-6-phosphate isomerase: MKFQENRVWRVYTGGWLLEQFLGKAHPREGHFPEYWIGSTILARNPNHKQGLEGLSFVILPNGERCNLKTLLEQAPTSILGEAHYRKYGTNPGILIKLLDASVRLPIQVHPDKSLALKYFSWPFGKTEAWLVLTTKDINGDSPYILLGFREGVSWKRFVTAVKESNSSVLEQCLHRLVVQPGDVYLIKPGIPHAIGPGSLILEIQEPTDITIRAEKKIGDIVISDDIAYQGLSLEQSLECYHFEPISIDTLLKRYKLRPKVIKECPGQGREQWLISYSDTPCFALSSLQVTSYWEVEPQKTFHIMIVLQGKGFLIDKDLITVIQKGECFLIPAYVPYRIETLKNNELIIVNCWPPL, from the coding sequence TTGAAATTTCAAGAAAATCGGGTTTGGCGAGTATACACTGGTGGTTGGCTACTTGAACAATTTTTGGGAAAAGCTCATCCAAGGGAAGGACATTTTCCCGAGTATTGGATTGGTTCTACCATATTAGCTCGTAATCCTAACCATAAGCAGGGTTTAGAAGGGTTAAGTTTTGTTATATTACCAAATGGAGAAAGATGTAATTTAAAAACATTGTTAGAGCAGGCCCCCACAAGCATATTAGGTGAGGCACACTATCGAAAATATGGGACTAACCCAGGTATCTTAATTAAGCTTTTGGATGCGTCTGTGAGACTCCCAATTCAAGTTCATCCTGATAAAAGCTTGGCGTTGAAATATTTTAGTTGGCCTTTTGGAAAGACAGAAGCATGGTTAGTATTAACAACAAAGGACATAAATGGTGATTCTCCTTATATTCTTTTAGGTTTTCGTGAAGGAGTATCTTGGAAACGATTTGTTACTGCAGTCAAAGAAAGCAATTCTAGTGTTTTAGAACAATGTTTACATCGCCTTGTGGTACAACCAGGTGATGTTTATTTGATAAAGCCTGGGATACCCCATGCTATTGGCCCAGGTAGTTTAATTTTGGAGATTCAAGAGCCTACAGATATTACTATACGTGCGGAGAAAAAAATTGGTGATATTGTGATATCTGATGATATAGCTTATCAAGGTTTATCTTTAGAACAATCCCTTGAATGTTATCACTTCGAACCGATAAGCATAGATACGCTTCTCAAAAGATATAAGTTAAGACCCAAAGTTATTAAAGAATGTCCAGGTCAGGGTCGGGAGCAATGGTTAATCAGCTACAGTGATACTCCGTGTTTTGCCTTAAGTTCTTTACAAGTAACTAGTTACTGGGAAGTAGAACCCCAGAAAACTTTTCACATAATGATAGTCCTCCAAGGGAAGGGGTTTTTAATAGATAAAGATCTAATAACTGTAATTCAAAAAGGAGAATGCTTTCTTATCCCGGCGTATGTTCCCTACCGTATAGAAACTTTAAAAAACAATGAGCTCATAATAGTAAACTGCTGGCCGCCACTGTAA
- the cobI gene encoding precorrin-2 C(20)-methyltransferase, producing the protein MVGKLYGIGVGPGDPELLTLKARRIIEEVPVLAVPVSQRGEESLALKVVKPFIRPQQEILSLFMPMSRDRSYLERSWEAAAHELLNKLYEGKDVAFLTLGDASLYSTYSYLMEKAREMNPDLVVETVPGITSFCAAAARLNLPLAKGDEPLAIIPVVEEDVATLREWLAQFPNLVLMKVARRYEEIVGLLAEAGVLKSSVLATRCCLEGERFSWDLEAGLGQRHDYLSLILVHKGRSSG; encoded by the coding sequence TTGGTAGGGAAACTTTACGGTATAGGGGTGGGACCTGGGGATCCCGAGCTTCTTACACTTAAGGCCCGCCGCATAATAGAGGAGGTCCCTGTTCTGGCGGTCCCCGTCTCCCAGCGTGGGGAGGAGAGCTTGGCTCTTAAGGTGGTAAAACCCTTTATCCGGCCCCAGCAGGAGATTCTTTCCCTTTTTATGCCTATGAGTCGTGACCGTTCGTACTTGGAACGCTCTTGGGAGGCCGCCGCCCATGAATTATTGAATAAACTCTATGAGGGGAAAGACGTAGCCTTTTTAACCTTAGGAGATGCTAGCCTCTATAGTACCTATAGCTACTTGATGGAAAAAGCCCGGGAGATGAACCCGGATCTGGTCGTGGAGACTGTGCCGGGTATTACTTCCTTTTGTGCTGCGGCGGCTAGACTTAACTTGCCCTTGGCTAAGGGGGACGAGCCTTTAGCCATCATACCGGTAGTGGAAGAGGATGTGGCTACTTTAAGGGAATGGCTTGCCCAATTTCCCAATCTGGTCCTTATGAAAGTAGCCCGGAGGTACGAGGAAATCGTAGGCCTTTTAGCCGAAGCAGGGGTCCTTAAGAGTTCGGTTCTAGCCACGCGCTGCTGTCTAGAAGGCGAGCGGTTTTCCTGGGATCTCGAAGCTGGCCTGGGCCAGCGGCACGACTACTTGTCTCTTATTCTTGTACATAAAGGGAGGAGTTCAGGATGA
- a CDS encoding uroporphyrinogen decarboxylase family protein → MTSRERVLTALNHQEPDRVPFDLGSTGVTGIHIIAYQRLRKYLGLPEGTNKIYDPIQQLALVEEDVVQRLGIDTRPITRRLPPTSITEDSNSFSFYDDWYVQWQMPKDSGFYFDAVSFPLQYAETVEEVEKFSWPNFDEPERYKGLREELKAIVEQTGCIVVAQDICPGFSETAARLLGMEKFLTDLILNPKVICAVMDKIIENKKQYWQRMLTEGKGYIDIVQQGEDLGTQESLLMSPELYRKYIKPRQKELYAFIKKLAPVKIFFHSCGAIRELIPDFIEVGIDILNPIQLSAAGMNDTAGLKKEFGKYLTFWGGGIETQRILPYANPQTIKYEVRRRIEDLAPGGGFIFATVHNIQPEVPPENIVAMWEALQEYGRY, encoded by the coding sequence GTGACTAGTAGGGAAAGAGTCTTGACTGCTCTTAATCATCAAGAACCCGATCGTGTTCCTTTCGATTTGGGATCAACAGGTGTTACTGGAATTCATATTATTGCATATCAGCGTTTACGTAAATATTTAGGATTACCAGAGGGTACTAACAAAATATATGATCCCATTCAACAATTAGCTCTGGTAGAAGAAGATGTAGTTCAGCGGTTAGGTATCGATACTAGACCAATTACACGCCGTTTACCTCCAACATCGATAACCGAAGATAGCAATTCTTTTAGTTTTTATGATGACTGGTATGTCCAATGGCAAATGCCCAAAGATAGCGGTTTTTATTTTGATGCGGTGTCTTTTCCGTTACAATATGCTGAAACTGTGGAGGAAGTTGAGAAGTTCTCTTGGCCCAACTTTGATGAGCCGGAACGATATAAGGGGTTAAGAGAAGAATTAAAGGCTATAGTTGAGCAAACTGGTTGTATTGTAGTAGCTCAAGATATATGTCCGGGTTTCAGTGAGACAGCTGCTCGTCTATTAGGGATGGAAAAATTTTTAACGGATCTTATCCTTAATCCTAAAGTGATATGTGCAGTGATGGACAAGATTATTGAAAATAAAAAGCAATACTGGCAAAGGATGTTAACAGAAGGGAAAGGATATATTGATATAGTGCAACAAGGCGAGGACCTTGGTACCCAAGAATCCCTTTTGATGTCTCCTGAGTTGTATCGTAAGTATATTAAACCTAGGCAAAAAGAATTGTATGCTTTTATTAAAAAGCTAGCTCCAGTAAAGATATTTTTTCATTCTTGTGGAGCAATAAGAGAATTAATTCCAGACTTCATAGAGGTAGGAATAGATATCTTAAATCCTATACAACTAAGTGCGGCTGGGATGAATGATACAGCTGGATTAAAGAAAGAATTTGGGAAATATCTTACTTTTTGGGGAGGGGGTATTGAAACACAAAGGATTCTTCCTTATGCCAATCCACAAACAATAAAATACGAAGTACGCCGACGTATTGAAGATCTTGCACCTGGTGGAGGTTTTATCTTTGCTACAGTACATAATATCCAACCTGAAGTTCCCCCAGAAAATATTGTTGCTATGTGGGAAGCCCTGCAAGAATATGGAAGGTATTAG
- a CDS encoding Gfo/Idh/MocA family protein, with protein sequence MRGWRGSFTMTLKLGIGMLGYGFMAKAHTNAYKKIKYIFHPFPAEIELIAICGRDKNKAQEAAQRYQYQKWVIHWQDLVEDESIQVLDNTATNDVHCEPCIAALEAGKHVIVEKPMALTLAEARKMYEVAKEAEKKGIKHMVAFNYRFVPALRLARKLINEGKLGRIYQFRSNFLSDRLSNPQAPWAWRLSKEKAGSGVLGDLNSHAIDMVRFLLQTEVQAVLAWNPTLISHRLTPEGKSCPVEVDDVSLIWLKLANGAVACLEASKVATGYKTTWRIEIHGSEGALAFDLIRGNELQFFSRRDPVEIQGFRLIHVTEPEVHDYISYWWPRGHGLGWEHYHINMLEHFLRCIATGDNVAPWGATFLDGLRCQEVIEAALTSSRQGGWIELVY encoded by the coding sequence ATGAGAGGTTGGAGGGGTAGTTTTACCATGACGTTAAAGTTAGGGATTGGAATGCTGGGCTATGGCTTTATGGCTAAAGCCCATACCAACGCTTATAAAAAGATAAAGTACATATTTCATCCTTTTCCTGCGGAGATAGAATTAATAGCTATCTGTGGCCGGGATAAGAATAAGGCTCAAGAGGCAGCCCAACGTTACCAATATCAGAAATGGGTTATCCATTGGCAAGATCTAGTGGAAGATGAAAGTATTCAGGTGCTGGATAATACTGCTACCAATGATGTGCATTGTGAACCGTGCATTGCAGCCCTTGAAGCTGGTAAGCATGTGATAGTGGAAAAGCCTATGGCGCTTACTTTAGCTGAAGCACGGAAGATGTATGAAGTAGCTAAAGAGGCGGAGAAAAAGGGCATAAAGCATATGGTCGCTTTTAATTACCGCTTTGTACCTGCTTTAAGGCTAGCCCGCAAGCTTATAAACGAAGGTAAGTTAGGGAGAATATATCAATTCCGGTCTAATTTTTTATCCGATCGCTTATCTAACCCCCAAGCCCCTTGGGCTTGGCGCCTTTCTAAAGAAAAAGCAGGGAGCGGAGTGCTGGGGGATTTAAACTCCCATGCTATAGATATGGTCCGGTTTCTTTTGCAAACAGAAGTGCAGGCGGTTTTAGCTTGGAACCCCACCCTTATTTCCCACAGGCTTACACCAGAAGGTAAAAGTTGCCCTGTAGAAGTAGATGATGTGTCCCTTATTTGGCTTAAACTAGCCAATGGCGCCGTGGCTTGCCTGGAAGCGAGTAAAGTAGCTACCGGATATAAAACCACCTGGCGTATTGAAATCCATGGGAGCGAAGGGGCTTTAGCTTTCGATTTAATAAGGGGTAATGAACTGCAATTTTTTAGCCGCCGAGATCCGGTAGAAATACAAGGTTTTCGGCTTATTCATGTAACAGAGCCCGAGGTCCATGACTATATAAGCTATTGGTGGCCGCGAGGGCATGGGCTAGGATGGGAGCATTATCATATTAATATGCTCGAGCATTTCCTGCGCTGTATTGCCACTGGAGATAATGTGGCTCCCTGGGGAGCAACCTTTCTTGATGGCTTGCGCTGCCAAGAAGTAATAGAAGCCGCTCTTACATCTAGCAGACAGGGCGGCTGGATCGAACTGGTCTATTAG
- the cobU gene encoding bifunctional adenosylcobinamide kinase/adenosylcobinamide-phosphate guanylyltransferase — translation MAEKGKLVLVTGGASSGKSRFAEELAARLAQEVVYIATARITDEEMARRVGKHKARRPASWRTVEEPWDLKRALQEWGQASRTILVDCLGTYVTNLLVDKGMEEEEVSLTLQDFARLAWASPADVIIVSNEVGWGVVPSYPLGRVFRDLLGAANQEIACLADEVYLVVSGLPLEIKSLAQAGLKNFSKEEASLDGRLPCDTLLLGGKKK, via the coding sequence TTGGCGGAAAAGGGCAAGTTGGTATTGGTCACTGGCGGAGCTAGCAGCGGTAAGAGCCGTTTTGCCGAGGAGCTAGCCGCTAGGTTAGCCCAAGAGGTTGTTTATATCGCTACTGCCCGGATCACTGATGAAGAAATGGCTAGGAGGGTGGGCAAGCACAAGGCTAGGAGGCCCGCCTCTTGGCGTACAGTTGAGGAGCCCTGGGATCTCAAGCGGGCCTTACAGGAATGGGGCCAAGCCAGCAGGACAATACTGGTGGATTGCCTGGGGACATATGTAACTAATTTGTTGGTAGACAAGGGTATGGAGGAGGAAGAGGTAAGCCTCACTCTACAGGACTTTGCTCGGCTGGCCTGGGCTTCCCCCGCTGATGTTATTATAGTAAGCAATGAGGTAGGATGGGGTGTGGTACCTTCTTATCCTCTAGGGAGAGTATTTCGGGATCTTTTAGGTGCGGCTAACCAAGAGATAGCTTGTCTGGCCGATGAGGTCTATTTGGTGGTCTCCGGTCTACCTTTGGAGATAAAAAGCCTGGCGCAGGCCGGACTTAAAAACTTTTCTAAAGAAGAAGCGAGCTTAGACGGGCGCTTGCCCTGTGATACACTACTACTTGGAGGAAAGAAGAAATGA
- the cbiT gene encoding precorrin-6Y C5,15-methyltransferase (decarboxylating) subunit CbiT: MDIGKNRWPYITPGIPDELFQRREVPLTKEEVRVLTLAKARLAPGQTVYDIGSGTGSITVEAARLVSPGIVYAVDKDEEALRLTRVNVTSFGLTNVVYLAGEAPGALAGLPPADRIFIGGSGGNLKEVLYQSLSQLKPKGIIVINAVTLDTLWEAINFGRERGLKTAAIALNVARLERAGRREIFRALNPVYIIQLWGQPGP; encoded by the coding sequence GTGGATATAGGAAAAAATAGATGGCCCTACATAACCCCAGGTATTCCCGATGAACTATTTCAAAGGCGGGAAGTGCCTTTAACCAAAGAAGAGGTCCGGGTATTGACCCTGGCTAAAGCACGCCTGGCCCCTGGCCAAACCGTATATGACATCGGCTCAGGGACAGGATCCATAACTGTAGAAGCCGCCCGGTTGGTCTCCCCTGGAATCGTATATGCTGTAGATAAAGACGAAGAAGCCCTTAGACTTACTCGCGTTAATGTAACCTCTTTCGGTTTAACTAATGTGGTATACCTGGCTGGTGAGGCACCGGGAGCTTTAGCTGGGTTACCCCCTGCTGATCGCATATTTATTGGAGGGAGCGGGGGAAACCTTAAGGAAGTTTTATATCAGTCTTTAAGCCAGTTAAAGCCTAAAGGGATTATAGTTATTAATGCCGTAACCCTGGACACCTTATGGGAAGCTATAAATTTCGGCCGGGAAAGGGGACTAAAGACTGCGGCTATAGCTTTGAATGTAGCCCGGTTGGAGAGGGCGGGTCGGCGGGAGATTTTCCGCGCCCTTAATCCCGTATATATCATCCAACTCTGGGGCCAGCCCGGGCCATAG
- the cbiE gene encoding precorrin-6y C5,15-methyltransferase (decarboxylating) subunit CbiE, with translation MAGNKGSWLKVIGIGPGHPSWLTPAAYEAVAQAEILVGGRRALALFAFLEREKRVIDGDLESLRRFLESVRGRPTAVLVSGDPGLYSLLGWLKRHFPEEEIMVIPGISSVQLAFARLGCGWEEAIILSLHGRALSLLDPYLEGLAQERVLLALLTGGSNTPARVGEYLTSQGLGKVSLWVGAELGGPEERIEYLLAEELACSDFPQAAVIIGGYRKK, from the coding sequence ATGGCAGGAAACAAGGGGAGTTGGCTTAAGGTTATAGGTATAGGGCCGGGGCACCCTTCTTGGCTTACCCCTGCGGCCTATGAGGCGGTAGCTCAAGCTGAGATCTTGGTAGGGGGGCGCCGGGCTCTAGCACTTTTTGCTTTCTTGGAACGGGAGAAAAGGGTAATAGATGGGGACCTGGAAAGTCTCCGACGCTTTTTAGAGAGCGTGCGGGGGCGACCGACGGCAGTACTGGTTTCTGGAGACCCAGGGCTGTATAGCCTTTTGGGATGGCTAAAGCGGCATTTTCCGGAAGAAGAAATCATGGTGATACCCGGAATTAGCTCTGTTCAATTAGCTTTTGCCCGATTAGGCTGCGGCTGGGAAGAGGCTATTATCTTAAGCCTTCACGGGAGAGCCTTAAGCCTTCTAGATCCTTATCTAGAGGGGCTGGCCCAAGAGAGAGTATTGTTGGCCCTTCTGACTGGGGGTAGCAATACGCCGGCTAGGGTAGGAGAATACTTAACCTCTCAAGGCCTAGGAAAGGTAAGCCTCTGGGTGGGGGCTGAGCTAGGTGGCCCGGAGGAACGTATAGAGTATCTTTTGGCAGAGGAACTGGCCTGCTCCGACTTTCCTCAAGCAGCGGTGATAATCGGTGGATATAGGAAAAAATAG
- the cbiD gene encoding cobalt-precorrin-5B (C(1))-methyltransferase CbiD, whose amino-acid sequence MSKGWRRGYTTGTCAAAAARAAVRALLESCPSEDRVRVTLPRGEEVELPVMVKRGEGWAEAIVIKDAGDDPDITHGAAIHVRASFIDKGITLRAGPGVGIVTKPGLPVPVGEPAINPVPRAMIKKAVKDFLPPDQGVELTISIPGGEELARRTLNPKLGIHGGLSILGTTGIVEPMSEEAFRASLIPQIEVARAAGLDTLVLTPGRQGQRQAVENYKIPAEAVVLTSNFIGFLAEACAERHIKRLLLWGYVGKLVKVAGGIFHTHSRLADARREIVGAWAAAWGAPPGVVKAVLEANTVETILTILEEAWGREFCRTFWNHMAGLASSRLKERLQDKVEVGTAFLNLKGEIIGWDEKAQKILEELGHGRKQGELA is encoded by the coding sequence ATGAGTAAAGGATGGCGGCGGGGATATACTACGGGTACTTGTGCAGCGGCTGCGGCCCGGGCAGCGGTGAGAGCTCTTTTGGAGTCTTGCCCCTCCGAGGATAGGGTTAGGGTAACCCTGCCCCGGGGAGAAGAAGTCGAATTACCGGTTATGGTAAAGCGGGGTGAAGGATGGGCCGAGGCTATAGTAATTAAGGATGCTGGAGATGATCCGGACATTACCCATGGTGCTGCCATCCATGTACGGGCCAGCTTCATAGACAAGGGTATCACCTTACGTGCAGGACCGGGAGTAGGGATAGTCACCAAGCCTGGGCTTCCTGTACCGGTAGGTGAACCGGCCATCAACCCTGTTCCTCGGGCCATGATTAAGAAAGCTGTAAAGGATTTCCTTCCTCCTGACCAGGGAGTGGAGCTTACCATCAGCATTCCTGGAGGAGAGGAGCTGGCCCGACGGACTCTTAATCCTAAGCTGGGTATTCACGGAGGACTTTCTATTTTAGGTACTACGGGCATAGTAGAGCCCATGTCTGAAGAAGCCTTCCGGGCCTCACTAATACCCCAGATTGAAGTAGCCCGGGCGGCTGGCCTGGATACCCTGGTACTTACCCCTGGGCGGCAGGGCCAACGCCAGGCCGTGGAAAACTATAAGATACCGGCTGAAGCGGTGGTCCTGACCAGCAATTTTATAGGGTTTCTCGCCGAAGCCTGCGCCGAACGCCATATAAAGCGTCTCCTTTTATGGGGCTATGTAGGTAAATTAGTCAAGGTAGCAGGAGGGATTTTCCATACCCATAGCCGCCTGGCTGATGCCCGTCGGGAGATAGTAGGGGCTTGGGCGGCTGCTTGGGGTGCCCCGCCGGGAGTGGTTAAGGCGGTGTTAGAGGCTAACACTGTAGAAACTATACTTACCATTTTGGAGGAGGCTTGGGGAAGGGAATTTTGCCGGACATTTTGGAATCATATGGCAGGGCTAGCCAGCAGTAGACTTAAGGAACGGCTCCAGGATAAAGTCGAAGTAGGGACAGCCTTTCTAAACCTTAAAGGAGAGATTATAGGCTGGGATGAAAAGGCGCAGAAGATTTTGGAGGAGTTGGGTCATGGCAGGAAACAAGGGGAGTTGGCTTAA
- a CDS encoding L-fucose/L-arabinose isomerase family protein has product MDENIKLGLVMLGRPQFDISLAQQFWGRVKTALESWGIDNIVALEEPVTRPQQAISAAQKLQGKDLDAVLVVQGTFTDASLILNLTRDLALPLLIWAIKEEPTGERLRLNSFCGLNLAAHALTAAGRKFKGIYGEPDTPQVQREILAFIRAAAAIRWLKGKKLGIVGQRPPGYYTSNFDEIGLYTTFGISVEYIPLFEVFSLADKINLEEQEASLTSNLDGYKQVEAGAVQKSLQGYLALRRIAIDKALDALAIECWPDFMVTYGGAACFALGKLNDEGIVAACEADVNGAITMLLAHYWSDKATFLADLVVGDKEKNELIFWHCGGAPPSLIARNLKPVASVHPNRKVPLSLYFPLREGETTISRLSPGKDGRYRILLGKGIGLQTPLLFSGNTLLIRLERPVTSVLDTILSHGFEHHYIIAYGDLIQEWREFARLLDLEIVEF; this is encoded by the coding sequence GTGGATGAAAATATAAAGTTAGGTTTAGTAATGTTAGGTCGGCCTCAATTTGACATTTCTTTAGCCCAGCAGTTTTGGGGTAGAGTAAAAACTGCTTTAGAGAGTTGGGGCATCGATAATATCGTAGCCCTTGAAGAACCAGTTACTAGACCCCAACAAGCAATATCTGCGGCACAGAAACTCCAGGGGAAGGACTTGGATGCAGTTCTAGTGGTTCAAGGTACATTTACTGATGCTTCTTTAATCCTTAATCTAACTCGGGATTTGGCTTTACCTTTACTTATATGGGCCATAAAAGAAGAACCTACAGGGGAACGCTTGCGCCTCAATTCATTCTGTGGATTAAATTTAGCTGCCCATGCCTTAACAGCCGCAGGTAGAAAATTTAAAGGTATTTATGGGGAACCCGATACGCCTCAAGTACAACGGGAAATTTTAGCTTTTATCAGGGCTGCAGCTGCTATTAGATGGCTTAAAGGTAAAAAACTAGGGATAGTAGGTCAGCGTCCCCCAGGGTATTATACTTCTAATTTTGACGAGATAGGTTTATATACTACATTCGGAATAAGTGTAGAGTATATTCCTTTATTTGAAGTATTTAGCCTCGCCGATAAGATAAATCTAGAAGAGCAAGAGGCTAGCTTAACTTCTAATCTAGATGGTTATAAGCAAGTTGAGGCAGGAGCGGTCCAAAAATCTTTGCAAGGTTATTTAGCCTTACGAAGAATAGCAATCGATAAAGCTTTAGATGCTTTAGCGATAGAATGCTGGCCTGATTTTATGGTTACCTATGGGGGAGCAGCTTGCTTTGCCTTAGGGAAGTTAAATGATGAAGGAATTGTAGCTGCCTGTGAGGCAGATGTTAATGGTGCTATAACTATGTTATTAGCTCACTACTGGTCAGATAAGGCTACCTTTTTAGCTGATCTAGTAGTTGGTGACAAAGAAAAGAACGAACTAATTTTTTGGCACTGCGGAGGGGCCCCTCCATCTCTAATTGCACGTAATTTAAAACCTGTAGCTAGCGTTCACCCGAATCGCAAGGTTCCCCTATCCTTATATTTTCCTTTACGTGAAGGAGAAACGACCATTAGCCGTTTAAGCCCCGGTAAAGACGGGAGGTACAGGATCTTATTGGGTAAAGGAATTGGCTTGCAGACGCCGTTGTTATTCAGCGGAAATACTTTACTTATACGGTTAGAAAGGCCGGTAACCTCAGTGTTAGATACGATTCTTAGCCATGGGTTTGAACATCATTACATTATAGCTTATGGGGATCTTATCCAAGAGTGGCGCGAGTTTGCTCGGCTTTTGGATCTAGAAATTGTGGAGTTTTAA
- a CDS encoding Na+/H+ antiporter NhaC family protein — MLIIFKVPLAPALGVNLLLSGLVGILIQDLDFRSVIHAMTFGYIALPGENTTEIGMMFNRGGIISFSNIIGLIFLASAWASVLQHIGILEFLLNKLSYLKILKHKVRLTGYLISILTSVTTCAIIPAIFIPSAWLKERYASAGWQVEHLSQDMIEGSFAAASLVPWSNFNFLVLGTLGVGAFATVPYNIFAPLLIFSVIMKECFK, encoded by the coding sequence TTGTTAATTATATTTAAAGTCCCCTTGGCCCCAGCTTTAGGGGTTAATCTCTTGCTTTCTGGCCTGGTTGGTATTTTGATTCAAGATTTAGATTTCCGGAGCGTTATCCATGCCATGACCTTTGGTTATATTGCTTTGCCTGGGGAAAACACTACCGAGATAGGAATGATGTTTAACAGGGGCGGGATTATCAGCTTTAGCAATATCATTGGACTGATTTTCTTGGCTTCTGCCTGGGCGAGCGTGCTCCAGCATATTGGCATATTAGAATTCTTACTAAATAAGCTTTCCTACCTTAAAATCTTAAAACATAAGGTGCGCCTTACAGGATACCTTATAAGCATCTTAACTTCAGTAACCACCTGCGCTATTATTCCTGCTATTTTTATACCTTCAGCTTGGCTAAAAGAACGCTATGCAAGCGCAGGCTGGCAGGTAGAGCATCTTTCCCAGGATATGATAGAAGGTTCTTTTGCAGCGGCCTCGTTAGTACCCTGGTCCAATTTTAACTTCTTAGTCCTCGGAACTTTAGGAGTGGGGGCCTTTGCTACGGTGCCGTATAATATTTTTGCTCCTCTATTGATCTTTAGTGTCATAATGAAGGAGTGCTTTAAATGA